A stretch of Lathyrus oleraceus cultivar Zhongwan6 chromosome 6, CAAS_Psat_ZW6_1.0, whole genome shotgun sequence DNA encodes these proteins:
- the LOC127091268 gene encoding MLP-like protein 328 — MAQVCVLETTVQLKSCPQKFYNFLKSQSQHIPNKAQSENVHGVEIHKGDWNTPGSIKIWKFSIEGKEEIFKERIEVDEVNKTITYVAGGGNVLELYKNYKAIVKVENQILKLRIEYEKLNDDIPPPKKYQQFIINIVRDLDGNLVKVD, encoded by the exons ATGGCTCAAGTTTGTGTCCTTGAGACAACGGTGCAACTCAAATCATGTCCTCAAAAGTTCTATAACTTCCTCAAGAGCCAaagccaacacattccaaatAAAGCACAGAGTGAAAACGTGCATGGTGTTGAGATTCACAAAGGCGATTGGAACACCCCTGGCTCTATCAAGATTTGGAAATTTAGCATAG AAGGAAAGGAGGAGATATTTAAGGAAAGAATTGAAGTGGATGAAGTGAACAAGACTATAACTTATGTTGCTGGGGGAGGGAATGTGTTGGAGTTGTACAAAAACTACAAGGCCATTGTAAAAGTTGAGAATCAAATTTTAAAGTTGAGAATAGAATATGAGAAGCTCAATGATGATATTCCACCTCCAAAAAAATACCAGCAATTTATCATTAATATTGTTAGAGATCTTGATGGAAACTTAGTTAAAGTTGATTAA
- the LOC127093935 gene encoding LEAF RUST 10 DISEASE-RESISTANCE LOCUS RECEPTOR-LIKE PROTEIN KINASE-like 2.5 encodes MIVPLFISSVHTAESATYRKTKMTFFATLNRVIVVFLLILSYKSYGDEQQESCSQRCGVHNITHPFRLKNSPKHCGDKRYILSCENNNQLILYYKPFGKYYVQSINYNNFTIRLLDFNHSSYSVPPHPLGSYNFTSGNFITSPYQVYGDRFKSMVEPILYVNCPNRVQYSSDIYFPAPTCINISDSYPQHGNSSIKFGYQKSLSRLGLEDGCRIEFMYLTSWDLQDGNNSNISCTDIRRMMLYGFELSWSNSLCKDGWFSYLDDNSQRRCRHNGNLLQTTQPFSILFYLYSICIKVHVYKGILNKKIKLGALLVICLLIIYFVIVENGSFLALLVPTILIYIGMFLGCLSGVKIVFGVPCIVVLLVYKWRQKHLSIYNGIEDFLQSDNNIIPIRYSYRDIKKITEKFKTKLGQGGYGFVFKGQLRSGRLVAVKLLDKAKSNGQDFVNEVATIGRIHHVNVVQLVGFCVEGSKRALIYEFMPNGSLEKYIHSHIEEKYSLTCEKLYSISLGVARGIDYLHNGCNMKILHFDIKPHNILLDENFNPKVSDFGLARLCPTDKSIVTLTAARGTIGYMAPELFYRNVGTISYKADVYSFGMLLMEMASRRKNLNALAEQSSQIYFPFWIYDQLRDGMEVTIENDTNEEAKLAKKMMNVALWCIQTKPDDRPPMDKVLEMLEDEDMDLKMPNKPYLYANDLPTEDVRDDNTNSSWSSLD; translated from the exons ATGATAGTACCTTTATTTATTTCCAGTGTGCATACAGCGGAATCTGCCACTTATCGGAAAACAAAAATGACATTCTTTGCAACATTAAACCGTGTAATCGTAGTGTTTTTGCTAATACTCTCGTACAAATCTTATGGTGATGAACAACAAGAATCATGTTCTCAAAGGTGCGGTGTCCATAACATAACCCACCCATTCCGGCTGAAAAACAGTCCCAAACACTGCGGTGACAAAAGATACATCTTATCCTGCGAGAACAACAACCAATTGATTTTGTACTATAAACCATTTGGCAAATACTATGTTCAATCGATTAATTACAACAACTTCACCATAAGACTGTTGGATTTCAACCACTCCAGCTATTCTGTCCCCCCTCATCCTCTAGGATCCTATAATTTCACTTCCGGCAACTTCATAACCTCGCCGTACCAAGTGTATGGGGATCGCTTTAAATCAATGGTAGAACCTATTTTATATGTAAACTGTCCAAATCGTGTCCAATATTCTTCAGATATTTACTTTCCTGCTCCTACCTGTATCAACATTAGTGATTCGTATCCGCAGCATGGAAATTCTTCTATTAAATTTGGATATCAAAAATCTCTTTCTAGATTGGGGCTGGAAGACGGGTGTCGTATAGAGTTTATGTATCTCACTTCTTGGGATTTACAAGATGGCAACAACAGCAACATTTCTTGTACGGACATACGCCGAATGATGCTTTATGGGTTTGAGCTTTCATGGTCCAACAGTCTTTGTAAAGATGGATGGTTTTCATACCTCGATGACAATAGCCAACGTCGCTGTAGACATAATGGTAATTTGCTTCAAACCACTCAACCTTTctcaattttattttatttg TATTCCATATGTATAAAGGTACATGTGTATAAAggtattttaaataaaaaaatcaaacTAGGTGCATTGTTGGTAATTTGTTTGTTAATTATCTACTTTGTTATTGTAGAAAACGGGAGTTTTTTGGCTTTGCTTGTCCCTACTATCTTGATTTATATCG GTATGTTTCTTGGCTGTCTAAGTGGTGTTAAAATTGTTTTTGGAGTGCCATGCATTGTTGTATTATTAGTCTACAAATGGAGACAGAAACATTTATCTATATATAATGGAATAGAAGATTTTCTGCAAAGTGACAATAACATCATACCTATAAGATACTCGTACAGAGACATAAAAAAGATAACcgaaaaattcaaaacaaaacTAGGTCAGGGAGGTTATGGATTTGTTTTTAAAGGACAACTTCGAAGTGGTCGTCTTGTAGCAGTCAAATTATTGGACAAAGCCAAGTCCAACGGTCAAGATTTTGTTAATGAAGTTGCTACTATTGGTAGGATTCACCATGTTAATGTGGTGCAACTCGTTGGTTTTTGTGTAGAGGGGTCAAAACGTGCTCTTATATATGAGTTTATGCCTAATGGATCACTTGAAAagtacatacattctcatattgAAGAGAAATATTCCTTGACTTGTGAAAAATTGTATTCCATTTCTCTTGGAGTTGCTCGAGGCATTGATTACTTGCATAATGGATGCAATATGAAGATTTTGCACTTCGACATAAAGCCTCATAATATACTTCTGGATGAAAATTTCAATCCAAAAGTTTCTGATTTTGGACTAGCTAGACTTTGTCCTACAGATAAAAGCATTGTGACATTAACTGCAGCAAGGGGGACTATTGGATACATGGCACCTGAGCTATTCTACAGAAATGTTGGGACAATATCCTACAAAGCTGATGTCTATAGCTTTGGGATGTTGTTAATGGAGATGGCTAGTAGAAGGAAGAACTTGAATGCATTGGCTGAGCAATCCAGTCAAATTTATTTCCCTTTCTGGATTTATGATCAGTTGCGTGATGGAATGGAAGTAACAATTGAGAATGACACGAATGAAGAAGCGAAACTGGCAAAGAAAATGATGAATGTGGCATTATGGTGTATTCAGACAAAACCTGACGATCGTCCTCCAATGGATAAAGTGTTAGAGATGCTTGAAGATGAAGATATGGATTTGAAGATGCCTAATAAACCTTATCTTTATGCAAACGATCTACCAACTGAGGATGTTAGAGACGATAATACCAACAGTTCATGGTCTTCTCTTGATTAA